In uncultured Bacteroides sp., the following proteins share a genomic window:
- the rhuM gene encoding RhuM family protein → MQSIFNKIKQTDASGNSYWMSRDLCVSLGYSDYSKFKKVIDKAEDLCQTNNKNKDDHFAHVSDMIQVGKGASRKVENIKLSQYACLLIAMQADGKKDEVKLAREYFSGKIETEESIDIRENADIIFYSNPEGNLRVELTFDGATFWTTQKRMAEIFNVEVPTINYHLQQIFESGELNKFSVIRKIRITADDGKQYETMFYNLDAVIAVGYRVNSVKATQFRIWATQVLSEYIRKGFVMDDERFKKGDSWSKEHFELVLERIREIRASERMLYQKITDIYATADDYQKDSPTTKEFYAKVQNKLHWAITGQTAAEIIYTHADAAKQKMGLTNWKQAPDGKVLKSDVGVAKNYLSETHIKELNQIVSAYLDLAENRAKRRITTTMEDWAKFLDSFLELSSYPILLDKGKINAEQAKIKAYEEYNKFRVIQDRDYLSDFDKERKRIEGKDE, encoded by the coding sequence ATGCAATCTATCTTCAATAAAATAAAGCAAACCGATGCTTCTGGTAATAGTTACTGGATGTCAAGAGATCTATGTGTATCTTTAGGATATTCCGATTACAGTAAATTCAAAAAAGTAATTGACAAAGCAGAAGATCTGTGCCAGACAAACAACAAGAATAAAGACGATCATTTCGCCCACGTGAGCGATATGATCCAGGTTGGTAAAGGTGCATCCAGAAAGGTAGAAAATATAAAGTTATCTCAATATGCTTGTTTACTTATTGCTATGCAGGCTGACGGGAAGAAGGATGAAGTCAAGCTAGCCAGAGAATATTTTTCAGGGAAGATTGAAACAGAGGAAAGTATTGATATAAGGGAGAATGCAGACATTATTTTCTATAGTAATCCGGAAGGAAATCTACGTGTGGAGCTTACCTTTGATGGTGCCACATTCTGGACTACACAAAAAAGAATGGCTGAGATTTTCAATGTTGAAGTACCAACTATTAACTATCATCTACAACAAATATTTGAGTCGGGTGAGCTTAATAAATTTTCAGTTATTAGAAAAATTCGAATAACTGCCGATGATGGCAAACAGTATGAAACGATGTTTTATAATCTTGACGCAGTTATTGCCGTTGGTTATCGGGTTAATTCAGTCAAAGCTACTCAATTCCGAATCTGGGCAACTCAAGTACTAAGCGAATATATCCGAAAGGGATTCGTTATGGACGATGAACGTTTTAAGAAAGGTGATAGCTGGAGTAAAGAGCACTTTGAACTTGTATTGGAACGCATTCGTGAGATTCGTGCTTCGGAACGAATGCTTTACCAGAAAATCACAGATATATATGCTACTGCAGATGATTACCAGAAAGATTCTCCAACCACTAAAGAGTTCTATGCAAAAGTGCAGAATAAACTGCATTGGGCCATAACAGGACAAACTGCCGCAGAGATTATTTATACACATGCCGATGCAGCTAAACAGAAAATGGGATTAACGAACTGGAAACAAGCACCGGACGGAAAGGTTCTAAAATCGGATGTAGGCGTAGCAAAGAATTATTTATCTGAAACCCATATTAAAGAATTGAATCAAATTGTTTCAGCCTATCTGGATTTAGCAGAAAACAGAGCCAAACGAAGAATTACCACTACAATGGAAGATTGGGCTAAATTCTTAGATAGTTTTCTTGAACTTTCTTCCTACCCTATTCTTTTAGATAAAGGAAAAATTAATGCGGAACAGGCGAAGATTAAGGCTTACGAAGAATATAATAAGTTTAGAGTGATTCAGGATCGTGACTATCTTTCTGATTTCGACAAGGAACGTAAACGGATTGAAGGTAAAGATGAATAA
- a CDS encoding AAA family ATPase, producing the protein MDKLFEHFHKLLRDQNTDFHRYIYSKINWNSRMIGLTGPRGVGKTTLVLQHIKQDLNPNESLYVTAEDFYFADKKLIDLADLLTKKGIKYLFIDEIHKYKDWSKELKLIYDYHPELKIVFTGSSVLDINKGASDLSRRAVMYQMQGLSFREYLKLFHGISADVYTLQDIIAHKVKVPGIDHPLPLFEEYLKRGYYPFAMEDEYDLRLQQIINQTLESDIPQYADMNVSTGRKLKQLLAIISKSVPFKPNISSIATMLGASRNNIADYCLYIEEAGLIAQLRDNTGGIRGLGKVDKIYLDNTNLIYNLAQDTPNIGNIRETFFFNQTKVNYDVIASPISDFLIDNITFEIGGKNKGQKQIQGIENSFVVKDDIEFGYTNIVPLWQFGMSY; encoded by the coding sequence ATGGACAAACTATTTGAACATTTCCATAAGCTACTGCGAGACCAGAACACAGACTTTCATCGCTACATCTATTCCAAAATAAACTGGAATAGCAGAATGATTGGGCTTACCGGACCAAGAGGTGTTGGTAAAACAACTTTAGTGCTTCAACATATTAAGCAAGATTTGAATCCTAACGAATCATTGTATGTTACTGCAGAAGATTTCTACTTTGCAGATAAAAAACTGATAGATTTAGCAGACTTGCTTACTAAAAAGGGCATTAAATACCTCTTTATTGACGAAATTCATAAATACAAGGATTGGTCTAAAGAGCTGAAACTTATTTATGACTATCATCCCGAATTAAAGATTGTCTTTACTGGTTCATCTGTGTTGGATATAAATAAAGGAGCATCAGATTTAAGTCGTCGGGCTGTAATGTATCAGATGCAAGGATTGTCCTTCCGTGAATATCTGAAATTATTTCACGGCATCTCAGCAGATGTTTATACCTTACAGGATATTATAGCACACAAAGTAAAAGTGCCGGGTATTGATCATCCACTTCCTCTCTTCGAAGAGTATTTGAAAAGAGGTTATTATCCATTTGCAATGGAAGATGAATATGACTTGCGCCTACAGCAAATAATCAATCAAACACTGGAATCAGACATACCACAGTATGCGGATATGAACGTATCCACAGGCCGGAAACTAAAACAATTACTTGCTATCATTTCTAAAAGTGTACCTTTTAAGCCTAATATAAGCAGTATTGCCACAATGCTTGGAGCAAGTCGCAATAATATTGCAGACTATTGCCTTTACATTGAAGAAGCCGGACTTATAGCACAACTGCGTGACAACACCGGAGGCATCCGCGGATTAGGTAAAGTAGATAAAATTTATCTAGACAATACAAACCTAATCTATAATCTGGCTCAGGACACTCCAAACATTGGAAATATAAGAGAAACTTTCTTTTTTAATCAGACAAAAGTAAATTACGATGTTATAGCATCCCCTATATCCGATTTTCTGATTGATAATATAACTTTCGAAATTGGAGGCAAGAACAAAGGGCAGAAGCAGATTCAAGGAATTGAAAATAGTTTTGTAGTAAAGGATGATATTGAGTTTGGCTATACTAATATTGTACCGCTCTGGCAGTTTGGTATGAGCTACTAA
- a CDS encoding S46 family peptidase, translating into MKKFLFTAAAFMYFMGSYAHEGMWMLPDLKEQNAAAMYELGLEVPIDQVYNPDGISIKDAVVHFGAGCTGEVISSEGLVLTNHHCGYSYIQQQSSVKHDYLTDGFWAMTREQELPCKGLTVTFIDKILDVTAYVQDRLKKDEDPEGVNYLSPKYLATVAKKFAEENKIEQTPSTVLELKEFYGGNKYYLFVKTVYKDIRMVGAPPSSIGKFGADTDNWMWPRQTGDFSMFRIYADKNGKSAEYSKDNVPLKVKKHLTLNISGVKEGDFTMTMGFPGRNWRYMISDEVEERMQTTNFARDTIRGVRQRVMMEEMQKDPAVRIQYASKYASSANYWKNAIGMNEGLVRLKVLDTKKEQQEKLLAYGKAHNEDSYQKAFDQIRSIVAQRRDPMYHQQIIGEALASGTEFSKVPSTSALLNALKGKDKEKINAEKEALKKAADNYFNKDYNPEVDRKISKEMLKVYTALIPEGKRISIFSIIKDRFKGNSSAFVDACFQNSIFGSRESFDKFIEKPSINTIEKDWMVLYNLSVINGLAETASAMKELDKTYNAAHKTWVKGMMEMRKAEGKAIYPDANSTLRLTYGQVLSYEPADGAVYNYYTTLKGVMQKEDSTNWEFVVPAKLKELYNNKDFGRYAMKNGEMPVCFITNTDNTGGNSGSPVFNGKGELIGTAFDRNYEGLTGDIAFRPSSQRAAVVDIRYTLFIIDKFAGASHLVKEMTIKE; encoded by the coding sequence ATGAAGAAATTTCTATTTACAGCCGCAGCATTTATGTACTTCATGGGCAGTTATGCTCATGAAGGCATGTGGATGTTGCCCGATCTCAAAGAGCAGAATGCCGCTGCAATGTATGAACTGGGACTGGAAGTTCCCATCGACCAGGTTTATAATCCGGATGGTATCAGTATCAAAGACGCAGTAGTGCACTTTGGTGCAGGATGCACGGGTGAAGTTATTTCATCTGAAGGCTTGGTTCTGACAAATCATCATTGCGGATACAGCTACATACAGCAACAAAGTTCGGTGAAACATGATTACCTCACCGATGGTTTCTGGGCTATGACCCGCGAACAGGAACTTCCCTGCAAAGGATTGACAGTGACTTTCATTGATAAGATTCTGGATGTAACCGCTTACGTGCAAGACAGATTAAAGAAAGATGAAGATCCCGAAGGAGTGAATTATCTTTCGCCTAAATATCTGGCAACAGTAGCTAAGAAGTTTGCAGAGGAGAATAAGATTGAGCAAACTCCATCCACCGTTCTTGAGCTGAAAGAATTTTACGGGGGAAACAAGTATTACCTTTTCGTGAAGACTGTTTATAAAGACATCCGTATGGTTGGCGCCCCTCCCTCTTCCATTGGTAAGTTTGGAGCCGACACAGATAACTGGATGTGGCCTCGCCAAACCGGAGACTTCTCGATGTTCCGTATTTATGCGGACAAGAATGGAAAGTCTGCCGAGTATTCCAAAGACAATGTTCCTTTAAAGGTAAAGAAACACCTCACACTGAATATCAGTGGAGTGAAGGAAGGCGACTTTACTATGACCATGGGATTCCCCGGACGTAACTGGCGCTACATGATTTCCGATGAAGTGGAAGAACGTATGCAGACAACTAACTTTGCACGCGACACCATCCGTGGCGTTCGTCAGAGAGTAATGATGGAAGAGATGCAGAAAGATCCGGCCGTACGTATTCAGTATGCCAGCAAATATGCCTCTTCTGCCAATTACTGGAAGAATGCCATTGGAATGAACGAAGGACTTGTCCGCTTAAAGGTGCTCGATACAAAGAAAGAGCAGCAAGAAAAACTTCTTGCTTATGGCAAAGCTCACAATGAAGATTCTTATCAGAAAGCTTTTGATCAGATTCGTTCCATCGTAGCGCAGCGCAGAGATCCAATGTATCATCAGCAGATTATCGGCGAAGCATTGGCTAGCGGAACAGAATTCTCTAAAGTTCCTTCTACATCGGCTTTACTTAATGCATTAAAGGGTAAGGACAAGGAGAAAATAAACGCAGAGAAAGAAGCTTTAAAGAAAGCGGCAGACAACTATTTCAACAAGGATTATAATCCGGAGGTTGACAGAAAGATATCTAAAGAGATGCTGAAAGTCTACACCGCACTAATCCCTGAAGGAAAAAGAATCAGCATCTTCAGCATAATCAAAGATCGTTTTAAAGGAAACTCCTCAGCATTTGTTGACGCTTGTTTCCAGAACTCTATCTTCGGTTCAAGAGAAAGCTTTGATAAGTTTATTGAGAAGCCATCAATCAACACCATTGAGAAAGACTGGATGGTATTATATAATCTTTCTGTAATCAACGGACTGGCAGAAACCGCCAGCGCAATGAAAGAGTTGGATAAAACTTACAATGCTGCTCACAAAACATGGGTAAAAGGAATGATGGAAATGAGAAAAGCAGAAGGAAAGGCAATCTATCCCGATGCCAACTCAACATTGCGCCTCACCTACGGCCAAGTACTCTCTTATGAACCAGCTGACGGTGCGGTGTATAATTACTATACCACACTAAAAGGAGTAATGCAGAAAGAAGATTCAACCAACTGGGAATTCGTTGTTCCTGCCAAGTTGAAAGAGTTGTATAATAACAAAGACTTCGGACGTTATGCCATGAAGAACGGTGAAATGCCCGTTTGCTTTATCACCAATACAGATAACACGGGAGGTAACTCCGGTAGCCCTGTATTTAATGGTAAAGGTGAATTGATTGGTACAGCATTCGACCGCAACTATGAAGGATTAACCGGAGATATTGCTTTCCGTCCTTCCTCACAGCGTGCAGCAGTTGTTGATATCCGTTACACACTTTTCATCATCGATAAGTTTGCCGGAGCTTCGCATCTTGTTAAGGAAATGACGATTAAGGAATAA
- a CDS encoding S46 family peptidase, with product MNKQKISLFVLLVLAFASVKADEGMWLLQLMKEQHSIDMMKKQGLLLEADDVYNPNGVSLKDAVGIFGGGCTGEIISSEGLILTNHHCGYDAIQQHSSVDHDYLTDGFWAKNRKEEIPTPGLAFTYIERIEDITDLVNTQIKEGKTTVIGSYTNGYLTKLADQLLAKSNLKGKPGISAQALPFYAGNKYYLMFKKRYSDVRMVAAPPSAIGKFGGETDNWMWPRHTGDFSMFRIYADANGEPAEYSPNNVPLKCKKHLTISLKGVQEGDYAMVMGFPGRTSRYLTASEVKERMEAQNAPRIRVRGARQDVLIAEMNKSDKVRIQYASKYARSCNYWKNSIGMNKAIVDNKVIETKFAQENKFIEFAKSKGNQEYMDVVKKIDDDISKISASEYQATCFQEVFLGGIEFGTPYLLCDTLKTALDKNDKVLAASMIEKMKKSYSQIHNKDYDHEVDRKVAKALLPLYAEMIPAEQRPAIYSVIEKEFKGDYNKFVDACYDNSIFANQANFDRFIKSPSKSALEKDLMVKYVRAKYDKLKELSEGSKSLSESLALLHKTYVRGLNEMKEPVPSYPDANFTLRLTYGNVKSYDPKDGVHYKYFTTMKGIMEKEDPNNREFTVPAKLKELYNNKDFGRYAMKNGEMPVCFLSTNDITGGNSGSPVINGKGQLIGAAFDGNWESLSGDINFNNDLQRCICVDIRYVLFIVEKLGNSKHLVDEMTIEE from the coding sequence ATGAATAAACAAAAAATCTCTTTGTTTGTACTATTGGTACTTGCATTTGCATCCGTAAAAGCGGATGAGGGTATGTGGTTACTTCAGTTAATGAAAGAACAACATTCCATTGACATGATGAAAAAGCAAGGTTTGCTGCTTGAAGCAGACGATGTGTATAATCCAAACGGAGTTTCCCTTAAAGATGCTGTAGGTATTTTTGGAGGTGGATGTACGGGTGAAATTATCTCTTCTGAGGGACTAATCCTGACCAACCATCACTGCGGATATGATGCCATCCAGCAACACAGCTCTGTAGACCATGATTATCTGACTGATGGTTTCTGGGCTAAGAACCGCAAAGAAGAGATTCCTACTCCGGGACTTGCCTTCACTTACATTGAAAGAATAGAAGATATCACTGATCTTGTTAACACTCAGATCAAGGAGGGTAAAACTACCGTGATTGGTTCTTATACAAACGGCTACCTTACAAAGCTTGCCGATCAGTTACTTGCCAAAAGCAATTTAAAAGGAAAACCAGGAATCAGCGCTCAGGCTCTTCCATTCTACGCTGGAAACAAGTATTATTTAATGTTTAAGAAAAGATACAGCGATGTACGTATGGTTGCCGCTCCTCCTTCAGCTATCGGTAAGTTTGGCGGAGAAACAGACAACTGGATGTGGCCACGCCATACCGGCGACTTCTCTATGTTCCGTATCTATGCCGACGCCAATGGTGAACCGGCTGAATACAGTCCTAACAATGTTCCTTTGAAATGCAAAAAGCACCTCACTATCTCTTTAAAAGGAGTTCAGGAAGGTGACTATGCCATGGTTATGGGTTTCCCGGGAAGAACTTCACGCTACCTTACTGCTTCGGAAGTTAAAGAACGCATGGAAGCACAGAATGCTCCAAGAATCCGTGTACGCGGTGCTCGTCAGGATGTGTTGATTGCCGAAATGAACAAAAGCGATAAAGTACGTATTCAGTATGCAAGCAAATACGCACGCTCATGCAACTACTGGAAAAACTCAATCGGAATGAACAAAGCAATTGTAGATAACAAGGTTATTGAAACTAAATTTGCTCAGGAAAACAAGTTCATTGAATTTGCCAAATCAAAAGGCAATCAGGAATACATGGATGTAGTTAAGAAGATAGACGATGATATTTCCAAAATATCAGCTAGTGAATACCAGGCAACTTGTTTTCAGGAAGTATTCTTAGGAGGCATTGAGTTCGGTACTCCTTATCTTCTTTGTGATACGCTGAAAACAGCTTTGGATAAAAATGATAAAGTTCTGGCTGCTTCCATGATTGAGAAGATGAAGAAATCATATAGCCAGATACACAATAAGGATTACGACCATGAGGTTGACCGCAAAGTGGCTAAGGCTCTTCTTCCATTGTATGCAGAAATGATTCCGGCCGAACAACGTCCTGCTATCTATTCAGTAATTGAAAAAGAATTCAAGGGAGATTACAATAAGTTTGTTGATGCTTGCTATGACAATTCTATTTTTGCAAATCAGGCAAACTTCGACCGCTTTATAAAGAGCCCTTCTAAAAGTGCTTTGGAAAAAGATTTAATGGTAAAATACGTTCGTGCAAAATACGACAAATTAAAGGAACTATCTGAAGGCAGCAAGTCTTTATCAGAATCACTTGCTTTGCTTCACAAAACTTACGTTCGTGGATTAAACGAAATGAAGGAACCTGTTCCCTCCTACCCGGATGCAAACTTCACCCTTCGCCTTACTTACGGTAATGTAAAATCATACGATCCGAAAGATGGAGTACACTACAAATACTTCACTACCATGAAGGGAATCATGGAAAAAGAAGATCCTAACAACCGCGAATTTACTGTTCCAGCAAAACTTAAGGAGTTGTACAACAACAAAGACTTCGGACGTTATGCAATGAAGAACGGTGAAATGCCTGTTTGCTTCCTTTCTACAAACGACATTACCGGTGGTAACTCAGGAAGCCCGGTTATCAATGGCAAAGGTCAGTTGATTGGTGCAGCTTTCGATGGCAACTGGGAATCATTAAGCGGGGATATCAATTTCAACAATGATCTTCAAAGATGTATCTGCGTTGACATCCGTTACGTGTTGTTTATCGTAGAAAAGCTTGGAAACAGCAAGCACCTGGTTGACGAAATGACTATTGAAGAATAA
- a CDS encoding DUF4369 domain-containing protein: protein MIKFYSSLIFILLVLTSCSKSYKITGVSSVSSLDGKKLFLKVAKDGQWVAVDSAEVVHGEFTMKGSVDSVQMVSLFMDDDNIMPMVLEGGNIDINISNTKLTVKGTPLNDKLYAFVDKKASMDAKIEDLSHKEAKMILNGVDPAEISQILTKEGDQLNNEMNAYVKSFIAENYENVLGPGVFLMMSSNFPYPLMTPAMEEIVKNSPDKFKNNPLIKEYVSKAHENMQSIQEHQMMEQSQQQQAMTNKPAAVTEN, encoded by the coding sequence ATGATTAAATTCTATTCTTCATTAATCTTCATTTTACTGGTATTGACTTCTTGCAGCAAAAGTTATAAAATAACAGGTGTTTCTTCAGTTTCAAGTTTGGACGGAAAGAAACTGTTTCTCAAAGTGGCTAAGGATGGTCAATGGGTAGCAGTTGACTCGGCTGAAGTGGTGCATGGCGAATTTACAATGAAAGGGAGCGTAGACTCTGTGCAAATGGTATCTCTTTTTATGGATGATGACAATATTATGCCTATGGTATTGGAGGGCGGAAATATAGATATAAATATATCTAATACAAAACTAACAGTAAAAGGTACTCCTCTGAACGATAAATTATATGCATTTGTAGATAAGAAGGCATCTATGGATGCAAAAATTGAAGACCTGAGCCATAAGGAAGCTAAAATGATTCTTAATGGTGTAGATCCTGCAGAAATAAGCCAGATTCTGACAAAGGAGGGTGATCAGCTTAACAATGAAATGAATGCTTATGTGAAGTCTTTTATTGCTGAGAATTATGAGAATGTACTGGGCCCGGGAGTATTCCTTATGATGTCCAGCAATTTTCCTTATCCGTTGATGACTCCTGCTATGGAAGAGATTGTGAAGAACTCTCCAGATAAATTTAAGAATAATCCTCTGATTAAAGAATATGTGTCTAAAGCGCATGAGAATATGCAATCAATTCAGGAACATCAGATGATGGAACAAAGCCAACAACAACAGGCTATGACTAACAAACCTGCTGCTGTTACTGAGAATTAA
- a CDS encoding lysophospholipid acyltransferase family protein, with product MKVLYYIYQICIALPIILVITLLTALITIAGCTLGSAHFWGYHPGRIWSRLICFFLLIRVTVHGRENIKGKTSYVFVANHQGSFDIFLIYGYLGRNFKWMMKKGIRKIPFVGKACEEAGHIFVDRSGPKKVMETIRKAKTSLTEGTSVVVFPEGARCFTGHMGYFKKGAFQLADDLQLAVVPLTIDGSFDILPRTGKWIQRHNMILTIHQPILPKGKGIKNVQDTLQESYITIESSIPDKYKGMVLNPDQD from the coding sequence ATGAAGGTCTTATATTATATCTATCAAATCTGCATTGCACTTCCTATAATTCTTGTAATAACATTATTAACTGCATTAATAACTATTGCAGGATGCACATTGGGAAGTGCACACTTTTGGGGATATCACCCAGGTAGAATATGGTCACGACTGATATGTTTCTTTTTACTGATTCGCGTAACTGTTCATGGCAGAGAAAACATTAAAGGAAAAACATCTTATGTGTTTGTGGCAAACCACCAGGGATCATTCGATATATTCCTAATCTATGGCTATCTGGGAAGAAACTTTAAATGGATGATGAAGAAAGGAATCCGCAAGATTCCTTTTGTTGGAAAAGCCTGTGAAGAAGCCGGACATATTTTCGTTGACAGAAGTGGTCCCAAAAAGGTTATGGAAACTATCCGCAAGGCAAAAACCAGTCTCACAGAAGGAACATCCGTAGTTGTATTCCCTGAAGGAGCACGCTGCTTTACCGGTCACATGGGATACTTCAAGAAAGGAGCATTTCAGTTGGCCGACGACCTGCAACTGGCTGTTGTACCGCTCACGATAGATGGTTCATTTGATATTCTTCCCCGCACAGGGAAATGGATTCAGAGACACAACATGATACTGACCATTCACCAGCCAATACTCCCAAAAGGAAAAGGAATTAAAAATGTACAGGACACTTTACAGGAGTCTTACATAACAATAGAAAGTTCCATCCCCGATAAATACAAAGGGATGGTACTTAATCCCGATCAGGATTAA
- the kbl gene encoding glycine C-acetyltransferase, whose protein sequence is MYNKMKNYLSDTIAEIKEAGLYKEERLIESAQQAAITVNGKEVLNFCANNYLGLSNNSRLIAAAKEMMDRRGYGMSSVRFICGSQDVHKELEAAISDYFKTEDTILYAACFDANGGVFEPLLGEEDAIISDSLNHASIIDGVRLCKAKRYRYANANMEELEKCLQEAQAQRFRIIVTDGVFSMDGNVAPLDKICDLADKYDALVMVDECHSAGVVGKTGHGVNEQFNTYGRIDIMTGTLGKAFGGAIGGFTTGRKEIIELLRQRSRPYLFSNSIPPAVVGASMEVFKMLKENNDLHDKLVENVTYFRTKMIEAGFDIKPTQSAICAVMLYDAKLSQEYAAKLQEEGIYVTGFYYPVVPKDQARIRVQLSAGHDKVHLDRCINAFIKVGKELGVLK, encoded by the coding sequence ATGTATAATAAGATGAAAAATTATCTCAGTGATACTATTGCTGAGATTAAAGAAGCTGGTCTTTATAAAGAAGAGAGATTAATAGAAAGTGCACAGCAAGCAGCCATTACAGTAAATGGTAAAGAGGTACTGAATTTCTGCGCAAATAATTACCTTGGATTGTCTAATAACTCTCGCCTGATTGCCGCTGCCAAAGAAATGATGGACAGACGCGGATACGGTATGTCGTCCGTGCGTTTTATTTGTGGTTCACAAGATGTTCACAAAGAACTGGAAGCTGCTATTTCTGATTATTTCAAAACTGAAGATACCATTCTTTACGCAGCATGTTTCGATGCCAATGGTGGTGTATTTGAACCATTACTCGGAGAAGAAGATGCCATTATCTCAGACTCACTTAACCACGCTTCAATCATCGACGGAGTTAGACTTTGCAAGGCAAAACGCTATCGCTATGCAAATGCAAACATGGAAGAACTTGAAAAATGCCTTCAGGAAGCACAGGCACAACGTTTCCGTATCATTGTGACCGACGGCGTTTTCTCAATGGACGGTAATGTAGCTCCGTTGGATAAGATTTGTGATTTGGCAGATAAATACGATGCACTTGTTATGGTAGACGAATGTCACTCTGCAGGTGTGGTTGGAAAAACCGGTCATGGCGTGAATGAACAATTCAACACTTACGGCAGAATCGATATTATGACAGGAACTCTGGGCAAAGCATTCGGAGGAGCCATCGGCGGATTCACTACCGGTCGTAAAGAGATTATCGAACTGCTTCGTCAGCGCTCTCGTCCTTACCTGTTCTCAAACTCTATTCCACCGGCAGTAGTAGGCGCAAGTATGGAAGTATTCAAGATGCTGAAAGAAAATAATGACTTGCACGACAAGCTGGTTGAGAATGTAACATACTTCAGAACTAAAATGATTGAGGCCGGATTTGATATCAAGCCCACTCAAAGCGCCATCTGTGCAGTAATGCTTTACGATGCAAAACTATCACAGGAATATGCTGCTAAATTACAGGAAGAAGGAATCTACGTAACAGGATTCTATTATCCGGTAGTACCAAAAGATCAGGCCAGAATCCGCGTTCAGCTTTCAGCCGGTCACGACAAAGTTCATTTGGACAGATGCATCAATGCTTTTATCAAAGTTGGAAAAGAACTGGGTGTACTAAAATAA
- a CDS encoding GDP-mannose 4,6-dehydratase — protein MKNILVVGATGQIGSELTMELRKRYGNNNVVAGYIPSAAPQGELRDSGPSEVADVVDLNMIPEIVKKYKIDTIYNLAALLSVVAESKPMLAWNVGINGLLNILEVARQYNCSVFTPSSIGSFGPTTPHVKTPQDTIQRPCTMYGVTKVTTELLSDYYHNKYGVDTRAVRFPGIISNVTPPGGGTTDYAVDIYYSAVKGEKFVCPIKEGTLMDMMYMPDALHAAVSLLEADPTKLIHRNAFNIASMSFAPENIYAEIKKSIPSFEMVYDVDPLKQAIADSWPDSLDDTCAREEWGWKPQYNLESMTVDMIEKLKARIL, from the coding sequence ATGAAAAATATTTTGGTAGTTGGGGCTACCGGTCAAATTGGTTCAGAACTCACGATGGAGTTGCGTAAACGTTATGGTAATAATAATGTAGTAGCCGGATACATTCCGAGTGCGGCACCTCAGGGTGAGCTTCGCGATTCCGGTCCATCTGAAGTAGCTGACGTAGTTGATCTTAACATGATTCCCGAGATTGTTAAGAAGTATAAGATTGATACTATTTATAACCTTGCTGCTCTTCTTTCCGTTGTAGCAGAAAGTAAACCAATGCTGGCATGGAACGTGGGAATTAATGGCTTACTCAACATTCTTGAAGTTGCCCGTCAGTATAACTGCTCTGTTTTTACTCCCAGCTCAATTGGTTCATTTGGTCCAACTACTCCGCATGTTAAAACCCCGCAGGATACAATTCAACGTCCTTGCACTATGTATGGCGTAACAAAAGTAACCACCGAGCTTCTTAGTGATTATTATCATAATAAGTACGGAGTTGATACCCGTGCCGTTCGTTTCCCGGGCATTATTTCCAATGTAACACCTCCGGGAGGCGGAACAACTGATTATGCTGTAGATATCTACTATTCGGCAGTAAAAGGTGAGAAGTTTGTTTGCCCTATAAAAGAAGGTACATTGATGGATATGATGTATATGCCAGATGCACTACATGCCGCAGTTTCTCTGTTGGAAGCTGACCCAACAAAACTGATTCACCGCAATGCATTCAACATTGCTTCCATGAGCTTTGCTCCTGAAAATATCTATGCAGAAATAAAGAAGAGCATCCCTTCGTTTGAGATGGTGTATGATGTTGATCCTTTAAAACAAGCCATTGCAGATAGTTGGCCGGATAGCCTGGATGATACTTGCGCTCGTGAAGAGTGGGGCTGGAAACCTCAGTATAATCTGGAGAGTATGACTGTAGACATGATTGAAAAACTGAAAGCCAGAATCCTTTAA